The following DNA comes from Cloacibacillus sp..
CCTTATCGGCGATGATGTTGAAACGCTGTCCCGCGTCGAAGGTGCCGACCGTGAGGACGAGCGAGTTGAGCGGGTTGTTCACGCGGCTGACGATCGTCTGCAGCGCCATGATGACGGCGGATGCGGCGGCGACCGCGTCGCGTCCCAAGTGGGGCGCCGAGCCGTGGCTCGCCTCGCCCTTGACCGTCAGCGTAAATATGTCGCAGGAGGCCATACGCTCGCCGTGTTCGATGTTCACCTTTCCGGCGTCGAGCTGACCCCATACATGCACTCCGTATACCGCGTCTACGCCCTTCATCAGCCCGCGGGCGACGGCGTCCTTCGCGCCGAGGGCCAATTCCTCGGCCGGCTGGAAGAAGAATTTCACCGTGCCGCGGAGTTCGTCGCGTATCTCCGACAGTATCTTTGCCGCGCCAAGCTGCATCGCGATGTGGGCGTCATGTCCGCAGGCGTGCATCCTGCCCTCGTTCTGCGAGGCAAAGGGGAGCCCCGTCGCCTCTTTCACTGGAAGGGCGTCGATATCGGCCCGCAGCAGCACGGTAGGGCCGGGCTTCGCGCCTTTAAGCGACGCAACGCAGCCGTACATGCCGTCGAAGCGCTCGACGGAGAGCCCCATCGCCTCAAGGTCCTTTACGATGGCCTCCGTCGTCTCCGCCTCATGTTCCGTAAGCTCCGGATGGGCGTGGTAATACCGGCGTCTCTCCACTATATAATCGTTGTACTTCGCGGCCAGAGCCTTGATGTCGGCAGCCATTATCCCGCCGCCCTTTCATCCGTAAAATCTTTTGCGAACTGCGCGTAGAGGGCCGCGCCACGGTGCATCGCATCCTCGTCTACGGTGAATTTATCGCTGTGGTTGGAGTAGGTGATGCCCTTAGACGGGTTGAGCGCGCCGATGAAGCCGTAGAAGCCGGGGACCTTCTCCATGAAGTAGGCGAAGTCCTCCGAACCGGTGAGGCGCGGCATCGTCGTCAGTATCTCCTCGCCGTAGAGCTTCACGGCGGCGTTCTTCGCGATCCTGTTCAAGTCGTCATGGTCGTTGATGACGGGACCGGGGAAGCGGTCGTACTGGAACTCAGCCTCGCAGCCGAGGGCCTCCGCGGTGTTCTTGATGATCTTTTCAAGCTGACTGTCGATCGTCTTGCGCAGTTCGCGCGAGTAGGTGCGCACCGTACCCTCCATCACCGCCTCGTTCGCGATGATGTTGAAGCGCTGCCCGGCGTGTACCGTGCCAACGGAGACGACGAGCGTGTTGAGCGGGTCGTTGACACGGCTGACGAAGGTCTGGAGGTTCATGATGATGGAGGCCGCCGCGACGACCGCGTCGTGGCCAAGATGCGGCGCGGAGCCGTGGGCGGCGAGCCCGCGGACGGTAATTTTAAAGTTGTCGCATGAGGCCATGCGCCCGCCCGGCTCAAGGCTCATGAGCGGCGCGTCGAAGACGCCCCAGATGTGCATGCCGAAGATCGCGTCGACGCCGTCAAGACAGCCCTTTTCGACGTAATATTCCGCCCCGTGGCAGGATTCCTCGGCGGACTGGAACATGAGCTTCACCGTTCCGTGGATATCCTCCCGCATCTCCATGAGGATCTTCGCCGCGCCAAGCAGCATCGCGATATGGGCGTCATGCCCGCAGGCGTGCATCTTGCCCTCGTTCTCCGAGGCGAAAGGCAGCCCAGTCTTCTCCACCGAGGGCAGCGCGTCGATGTCGGCGCGCAGCATCACCACCGGTCCCGGCTTACCTCCCTTGATCGTCCCGATGAGGCCGTAGTAGTCTGGGAAGGTCTCAACGGCGATCCCAATCGCCTCAAGCTCGCCCTTGATCGCCTCCGTCGTCTCTTTTTCCTCGAACGAAAGCTCGGGGTGGGCGTGGAACCGGCGCCGCTGGGCGATGATGTAATCGTTGTGCCTTTCGGCAGCTTCTTTTATGTTCATTTCAAGCCTCCTAAAACTTTCTCCGCCTGCGCTCACGCGCCGACGGAGTGTTACAGCTTAAAGCAGTCCGATAAAGATACCGGCGATAACGACCGAGGTGATCGTGACCGTCACAAAGCCACCGACGATCATCTGCGGCAGCATCGAGTCAAGCAGGTACTGGTGCTCTTCGGGGGTCTCGGCGAGAGCCTTGACCGACTCCTCTGTGAGGATGTAGTTCGGCGGGAAGCCGTAGAGCGCCGTCAGCGAGGTGGCGAAGGACATCTCCCAGCTTACTTTAAGGACCTTGCCGACAAGGATCGAAAGCACCGCCATGCCCGCGACGCCGATGACGATGATCGTCAGCATCGGACCGATGCATTCGCCGAGCATCTGCGGCGTCGCGTCCTTGAGTCCGGCGAAGACGAAGATCATCAGCACGTACATAAGGAATCCATAGGAACCGGCCTTATGCAGCGCGTTCTTCTCCAGGAAGCCAAGCTCGGTGAAGATGATACCGAAGAGCAGCGCGATAACCGCCATGTTGATGCCGGTCACCTTTGCCGCGAGGCTCGCGAGCCAGGCTGAGAACATCAGCTTCGCGAGGATGAGGGCCATCGTCGAATATTTCGCGGGGACCTCGGGGAAGATACGGTACTTCAGTACGTCGCTCGTCGCCATGTTGCCGACGGTGGTGTCTACTTTCTCGTTTTTGTTCACCTGAACCTCGCCGCTGCGGTACTTCGCCAGCAGGCGGCGGCCCTCAAGCTTGAGGCAGACGGCGGTCAGCGGATAGCCGAAGAATCCCTGCACCGCGTACATCGCGATCGCAAGCACGGCGGCCGTCGTGAGGCCCCTCTCCGCGGCGGCGCTGTTCATCATCGTCGCCGCGACGATGCCGCCCGTAAGCGGCGGAAGTCCGGCGATGACATAGGCGCGGCCGACGAGCGGGATGCAGATGAACCAGCAGAGGGCGACCATGCCCGCTAGCCCCGCGAGCGTGATGCAGATTATCTTCCACTGGTCAAGCAGCTGCCGGATGGAGATGATCGTCCCCATATGGGTGATGCAGAGCATGATGACGAGCGTACCTCCGAGCGGCGCGCCCATTCCCGCGAGAGCCACGATGTCCTTCGGGAAGAAGGTCCAGTAGCCGAAGAGGAAGAGCGTCGCAATGACGAAGACCGACGGTATCCATGCCTTTGTCTTGGTGCCGACAAATTCGCCTATGTAATAGACGACGGCAAGAACTAAAAATGCCACAATACTGCTCATAAAAAATACCTCCTATACATATAATTATTATGTAGGGCTATTTTACCGTATTTACCATTGTATGTACGTATTTATCACGTAAAAGTTTTTTAAATCACATATTTCCATTAACTTGCCGAAGCTTTGCATAAAATTTATATTTCCGCAGGAAAATTTTCCCCAAAATTGAGCTCTTTAGCTGTACAATTACAGGAGGTATGTGTTTGCATAATTCCCTTTGAATAATGAGAGGAGTTTTCTGTTAAATGAAGGTCACAGAGGAGATACGGAATTTTAAGGCGGAGTCGATCAGCGTCGGGGGTATCGCGGAACTGAAAGAGGCATCGCGCGAGGCGCGTGTCTGGGCGGTCGTCGCGACGGCGGCGGCGAAGAGCGGACATCCCGCGGGAGCACTCTCGTCGATGGATATTTACATGACGCTGCTCGGCGCGGCGAACGTCACGCCCGCGCTCGCGGACTCGCCGGAGCGCGACCGCATAGTAGTCAGCCACGGCCATACCTCGGCAGGCTTCTA
Coding sequences within:
- a CDS encoding amidohydrolase, with product MAADIKALAAKYNDYIVERRRYYHAHPELTEHEAETTEAIVKDLEAMGLSVERFDGMYGCVASLKGAKPGPTVLLRADIDALPVKEATGLPFASQNEGRMHACGHDAHIAMQLGAAKILSEIRDELRGTVKFFFQPAEELALGAKDAVARGLMKGVDAVYGVHVWGQLDAGKVNIEHGERMASCDIFTLTVKGEASHGSAPHLGRDAVAAASAVIMALQTIVSRVNNPLNSLVLTVGTFDAGQRFNIIADKAVMDGTVRTFDPKFRLQMEEMIRKTAEDVAAGYGCTAELEYKYLCPAVINSDEKVMETARGAAVKLFGEEALVPFEKLMGSEDFSFLMEKAPGVYGFIGGRSENVPGSGMSNHHECYTVDEKILPMGAALAAQFAADFLAQ
- a CDS encoding amidohydrolase — protein: MNIKEAAERHNDYIIAQRRRFHAHPELSFEEKETTEAIKGELEAIGIAVETFPDYYGLIGTIKGGKPGPVVMLRADIDALPSVEKTGLPFASENEGKMHACGHDAHIAMLLGAAKILMEMREDIHGTVKLMFQSAEESCHGAEYYVEKGCLDGVDAIFGMHIWGVFDAPLMSLEPGGRMASCDNFKITVRGLAAHGSAPHLGHDAVVAAASIIMNLQTFVSRVNDPLNTLVVSVGTVHAGQRFNIIANEAVMEGTVRTYSRELRKTIDSQLEKIIKNTAEALGCEAEFQYDRFPGPVINDHDDLNRIAKNAAVKLYGEEILTTMPRLTGSEDFAYFMEKVPGFYGFIGALNPSKGITYSNHSDKFTVDEDAMHRGAALYAQFAKDFTDERAAG